One Nostoc sp. UHCC 0302 DNA window includes the following coding sequences:
- a CDS encoding GNAT family N-acetyltransferase, producing MKNFDEIEATYVRELGIDDIAPVYHLGEELFTSDLYPYLYRTWDEWEVIGLYNTDPEYCLVAETDGELAGFILGTIITKASWTYGYILWLGVNPKFQRRGVADKLVDKVVARMIEDGARFMLADTDPTNVPALKFFNRKGFGNVRQHIFLSMNLSKHEYYGRLIDYEHQKAERAGYKRSRPAIRARKTEGVANEVVLNPLVSEPQTDLINNDE from the coding sequence ATGAAAAACTTTGATGAAATTGAAGCAACTTATGTACGCGAATTAGGAATTGATGATATTGCTCCCGTTTATCACTTGGGAGAAGAATTATTTACCAGTGATTTATATCCTTATTTATACCGCACCTGGGATGAATGGGAAGTAATTGGACTTTACAATACAGATCCAGAATACTGCCTCGTTGCTGAAACAGACGGGGAACTAGCAGGATTTATTTTAGGAACCATTATTACAAAAGCATCTTGGACTTACGGATATATTTTGTGGCTGGGAGTTAATCCCAAGTTTCAGCGTCGGGGAGTAGCAGATAAGTTAGTGGATAAAGTCGTTGCCCGCATGATTGAAGATGGGGCGAGGTTCATGTTGGCAGATACTGACCCGACGAATGTTCCAGCATTAAAGTTTTTTAATCGCAAAGGGTTTGGTAATGTTCGGCAGCATATTTTCTTGTCCATGAATTTAAGCAAGCATGAATACTATGGCAGACTAATTGATTATGAACATCAAAAAGCAGAAAGAGCTGGTTATAAGCGATCGCGTCCTGCAATTCGCGCCCGCAAAACCGAGGGAGTAGCTAATGAAGTAGTCCTTAATCCCTTAGTCAGTGAACCTCAAACAGATTTAATAAACAATGACGAATGA
- the ctpB gene encoding carboxyl-terminal processing protease CtpB → MNQSAKSYSPLQVALIGGAIATTAAISVFGPAWTRCVRAALALQDSPKGIVDEAWQLVNREYVDGKFNQQDWQATRVSLLSKDYSSREEAYTAIREALQKLGDPYTRFMDPKQYEALTSQTSGEVSGIGIRMEVNEKSKRLTVVEAIENSPALRAGIKAGDEILAIDGKATLRMKVDDASKLIRGKAGTPITLRLGRTGQSAFDLKLTRANIEVPTVRYTLRQEGNRRVGYIRLREFSAHAADQMQRAIRDLDNKKVDAYVLDLRGNPGGLLQASIEIARMWYDKGGIVKTVDRVGASEETKANNTALTNRPLAVLVDGNSASASEILTGALKDNKRAVVVGGQTFGKALVQSVHQLADGSGLAVTIAHYYTPLGTDINHKGIAPDIKVDLTEPQERQLASNPNLVGTKSDPQYARAIAVLSRSNFAQQRANSTYTSQPTSIRGASGLK, encoded by the coding sequence ATGAACCAATCTGCGAAAAGTTACTCGCCGCTCCAAGTAGCCTTGATTGGTGGAGCGATCGCCACTACTGCTGCTATCTCTGTGTTTGGCCCTGCTTGGACTCGCTGTGTTCGCGCCGCCCTAGCTCTGCAAGATAGCCCAAAAGGGATAGTTGACGAAGCCTGGCAACTGGTGAATCGTGAATATGTTGATGGAAAATTTAATCAACAAGATTGGCAAGCAACTAGAGTAAGCCTGTTAAGCAAAGACTATTCTTCTCGTGAAGAGGCTTATACTGCTATCCGCGAAGCTCTACAAAAGTTGGGAGATCCTTACACTCGGTTCATGGATCCCAAACAGTATGAAGCCTTGACTAGCCAAACATCAGGGGAAGTCTCTGGGATTGGCATTCGCATGGAAGTAAACGAGAAAAGTAAGCGGCTCACCGTTGTCGAAGCAATAGAGAATTCTCCAGCGCTGAGAGCTGGGATCAAAGCAGGCGATGAAATTTTGGCAATTGACGGCAAAGCCACTCTCAGAATGAAAGTCGACGACGCCTCTAAGCTGATTCGTGGTAAAGCGGGTACTCCCATAACGTTGCGGTTAGGCCGGACAGGACAAAGCGCTTTTGATCTGAAATTGACAAGGGCAAATATTGAAGTGCCAACAGTACGTTATACCCTCAGACAAGAAGGGAATCGGCGTGTTGGCTACATTCGTTTGCGGGAATTTAGCGCCCACGCCGCAGATCAAATGCAACGAGCCATCCGCGATTTAGACAATAAGAAAGTCGATGCTTATGTGTTGGACTTGCGGGGAAATCCTGGCGGTTTGTTGCAGGCGAGTATTGAAATTGCCCGGATGTGGTACGACAAAGGTGGAATTGTCAAGACAGTAGACCGAGTAGGAGCAAGTGAGGAAACTAAAGCTAATAACACAGCTTTGACAAATCGTCCCTTAGCAGTCCTTGTAGATGGTAATTCAGCTAGCGCTAGCGAGATTCTCACAGGCGCACTCAAGGATAATAAGCGGGCGGTAGTTGTTGGTGGTCAAACTTTTGGTAAAGCTTTAGTGCAATCGGTTCATCAACTTGCAGATGGTTCAGGGTTGGCAGTTACTATTGCTCACTATTACACCCCACTAGGAACAGATATTAACCATAAGGGAATTGCGCCAGATATTAAAGTAGACTTGACAGAACCACAAGAGCGTCAGCTGGCTTCTAATCCAAATTTAGTCGGAACTAAGAGCGATCCCCAATATGCCAGAGCGATCGCAGTTCTATCTAGAAGTAACTTTGCTCAACAAAGAGCAAATAGTACTTACACTTCCCAACCGACGAGCATTCGCGGGGCTAGTGGCTTGAAGTAA
- a CDS encoding glycosyltransferase, which translates to MNDQPVDATTAYSFLPQVSVVVPIYNGEIDLPDLLSCLLSQTYPKERVEYLLVDNNSSDRTLSILKAAAENSLIAIHPLSENQIQSSYAARNTGIRAATGEIVVFTDADCRPQPQWLEALIQPFVNAEVVIVAGEIVALPGKTLLEQHADREATLSQKHTLGNSFRPYGQTANLAIRRIALEKAGLFRPYLTSGGDADICWRILGENIGRLEFAPEAIVQHRHRTTFKELQKQWRRYGCSNRYLNELYGVELMREITVKECGYRLARWLLKEVPKDIKQAIAGEATLVDILNTPIGLFNVRARTAGQREAKLPENAKIIEWL; encoded by the coding sequence ATGAATGATCAGCCAGTTGATGCAACGACCGCCTACAGCTTCTTGCCACAGGTGTCGGTAGTTGTGCCTATTTATAATGGTGAGATAGATTTACCTGATTTACTCAGTTGTCTATTGTCTCAAACTTATCCGAAAGAGCGGGTAGAGTATTTGCTAGTAGATAATAACAGTAGCGATCGCACTCTCTCCATCTTAAAAGCAGCTGCCGAAAATTCCCTAATTGCAATACATCCGTTGAGCGAAAACCAAATTCAAAGCTCCTACGCTGCGCGTAACACTGGAATTCGCGCTGCAACTGGTGAAATTGTGGTTTTTACTGATGCTGATTGTCGTCCACAACCACAATGGCTAGAAGCATTAATTCAACCTTTTGTCAATGCAGAAGTGGTAATTGTTGCTGGTGAAATTGTGGCACTTCCAGGCAAAACTCTGCTGGAACAACACGCAGACCGTGAAGCAACCCTGTCGCAAAAGCACACTCTTGGCAATTCCTTTCGTCCCTATGGTCAAACCGCTAATTTAGCGATTCGCCGCATCGCCTTAGAAAAAGCTGGTTTATTTCGTCCGTATCTTACCAGTGGCGGCGATGCAGATATTTGCTGGCGGATTTTAGGGGAAAATATTGGGCGTTTAGAATTTGCTCCAGAAGCGATTGTCCAACACCGTCACCGCACTACATTTAAGGAACTTCAAAAACAATGGCGGCGCTATGGATGCTCAAATCGCTATCTAAACGAATTGTATGGTGTCGAGTTGATGCGAGAGATTACAGTTAAAGAATGCGGTTATCGCTTGGCACGTTGGTTATTGAAGGAAGTTCCAAAGGATATTAAGCAGGCGATCGCCGGGGAAGCTACCCTTGTAGATATCTTAAATACTCCCATTGGTTTGTTCAATGTCAGAGCGCGTACCGCTGGACAACGAGAAGCCAAGCTGCCAGAGAATGCCAAAATAATTGAGT
- a CDS encoding YdcF family protein: MKCKFTIKSAIFIKGKFSNLWQLLQKISGVLCLVLGSWLIFTTITLVSASSEPVDAFFVLGGSIRREIYMAQQAQQYPQTPILISQGSPESCLLLIFHKEAADLHNVWLERCANSTFGNFYYGIPILQRWGVHKVKLVTSPTHLPRAKWMAQILFGAHGIWVEPEIVHEQGIPGNRESWLKTGLDLTRSLLWAVLSQVIQPQCSSVTKLAEVDMSVSQHRDLKCEHQGGVGE; encoded by the coding sequence ATGAAATGCAAATTTACCATTAAATCGGCAATTTTTATTAAGGGTAAATTCAGTAACCTGTGGCAATTGTTACAAAAAATATCTGGGGTATTGTGTCTTGTTCTGGGCAGTTGGCTGATTTTTACTACTATAACCTTAGTTTCTGCTTCTTCGGAGCCAGTGGATGCATTTTTTGTGCTTGGTGGCAGTATTCGTCGAGAAATATATATGGCACAACAAGCACAACAATACCCACAAACCCCAATTTTAATTTCTCAGGGTTCCCCTGAATCATGTCTGTTGCTAATTTTTCACAAAGAAGCCGCAGATTTGCACAACGTTTGGTTAGAAAGGTGTGCGAATTCTACTTTTGGTAATTTTTATTATGGAATTCCAATTTTGCAGCGCTGGGGAGTGCATAAGGTAAAATTAGTCACCTCTCCAACTCACTTACCAAGAGCTAAATGGATGGCACAGATTCTGTTTGGCGCTCATGGCATTTGGGTAGAGCCAGAGATTGTTCACGAGCAAGGTATTCCTGGGAATCGTGAATCTTGGCTCAAAACTGGACTAGATTTAACACGCAGCTTATTATGGGCGGTTTTAAGTCAAGTTATTCAACCGCAATGCTCAAGTGTGACAAAACTTGCAGAAGTAGATATGTCAGTTTCGCAGCATCGAGATTTGAAGTGCGAACATCAGGGGGGAGTGGGGGAGTAG
- a CDS encoding PD-(D/E)XK nuclease family protein, which yields MLSTQTQLLRISQGQLNLLEACPRKFQHTYLEQLNSPSDPEHGERQTLGSRFHLLMQQREMGLPIDSFLEADAQLQSWMTAFANAAPEILTPATDHQIFRESEHYRTLQVQDYLLTVVYDLLIADNPEAQILDWKTYPKPPNKRKLEKNWQTRLYMYVLAQTSQYLPENISMTYWFVQSQGKPQNIKFSYSTAQHQQTGKKLNQLLSLLTYWLERYQNNEQFPQVVESSQFCEYCQFATRCDRTQILEESAVNSLPNMDDIQEVSL from the coding sequence ATGCTATCAACTCAAACTCAACTATTGCGAATTTCACAAGGACAGCTAAACTTGCTAGAAGCTTGTCCGCGTAAGTTTCAACACACCTACTTAGAACAACTCAATTCACCCTCAGATCCCGAACATGGGGAACGGCAGACTTTGGGTAGTCGTTTTCACTTGCTAATGCAGCAGCGAGAAATGGGTCTACCAATTGATAGTTTTTTAGAAGCAGATGCTCAACTACAAAGCTGGATGACAGCCTTTGCTAATGCAGCACCAGAGATTTTAACACCTGCAACCGATCATCAAATTTTCCGTGAAAGTGAACATTACCGCACTCTGCAAGTTCAGGACTATTTACTCACAGTGGTCTATGATTTATTAATTGCAGATAATCCGGAAGCGCAAATTCTCGATTGGAAAACTTATCCAAAACCACCAAATAAACGCAAGTTAGAAAAAAACTGGCAAACACGCCTTTATATGTACGTACTGGCACAAACCAGTCAATATTTGCCAGAAAACATTTCTATGACTTACTGGTTTGTTCAATCTCAAGGCAAACCGCAAAATATTAAATTTAGCTATAGTACTGCTCAGCATCAGCAGACGGGTAAAAAACTTAATCAACTATTAAGCCTGTTAACTTATTGGCTGGAACGTTACCAAAACAACGAGCAATTTCCTCAAGTGGTGGAAAGTAGCCAATTCTGCGAGTATTGTCAGTTTGCCACGCGGTGCGATCGCACACAAATCTTAGAGGAATCTGCGGTTAACTCGTTACCAAATATGGACGACATTCAAGAAGTGTCTCTTTGA
- a CDS encoding glycosyltransferase, producing MSNSQLLSLLPVPTGSLQIPELPITSVNASGQSILLSLVIPTYKERDNIENVVSILSQLLDEAIPENYELIVVDDDSPDRTWEVAQSLMSEYPQLRVMRRQDERGLSSAVIRGWQAAKGRVLGVIDGDLQHPPEVLTQLVASIEQGADLAVASRHVEGGGVSSWSAVRRFLSRGAQLLGLMILPGVLGRVTDPMSGYFMVRRQAIAGETLNPVGYKILLEVIGRGSVDEIAEVGYVFRERKEGESKVTWKQYVDYIHHLFRLRVSTGRLGRFSQKAGFPIGRFLRFGLVGLSGVFIDMTLLYLLSDPTTLAWPLTRSKIIASEIAIFNNFLWNDAWTFADVTTKQQGWRQRLKRFLKFNIVCLAGLVLNVLVLNLVFNFLIPNRYVANLIAIAVATIWNFWVNLKLSWRVTDVK from the coding sequence ATGAGTAACAGCCAACTTCTTTCATTGTTACCAGTACCAACTGGCAGTTTGCAGATTCCTGAATTGCCAATTACCAGTGTGAATGCAAGTGGTCAGTCCATCCTTCTTTCTTTAGTGATTCCCACTTACAAAGAGCGTGACAATATTGAGAATGTTGTAAGCATATTGAGCCAGTTGCTGGATGAAGCTATTCCAGAAAACTACGAACTGATTGTAGTAGATGATGATAGTCCAGACCGGACTTGGGAAGTAGCACAATCTCTGATGTCAGAATACCCACAGTTACGGGTGATGCGACGCCAAGATGAACGAGGACTGTCTTCAGCGGTAATTCGCGGGTGGCAAGCAGCTAAGGGACGTGTACTAGGGGTAATCGATGGAGATTTGCAGCATCCGCCAGAGGTGTTGACACAACTGGTTGCTTCAATTGAACAAGGGGCAGATTTGGCAGTAGCCAGCCGTCACGTAGAAGGAGGGGGAGTTAGTAGTTGGAGTGCTGTGAGGCGTTTCTTATCCCGTGGCGCACAATTGTTAGGATTGATGATTTTACCGGGGGTACTTGGCAGAGTTACTGACCCGATGAGTGGTTATTTTATGGTGCGTCGTCAGGCGATCGCTGGTGAAACTCTCAACCCAGTGGGATATAAAATTCTCTTAGAAGTAATTGGGCGAGGAAGCGTAGACGAAATTGCAGAAGTTGGTTATGTCTTCCGCGAACGCAAAGAGGGTGAAAGCAAGGTGACGTGGAAGCAATATGTGGATTACATACACCATTTATTTCGGTTGCGCGTGTCTACAGGACGGTTAGGAAGATTCAGTCAAAAAGCTGGTTTCCCAATTGGTCGATTTCTTCGCTTTGGTTTAGTAGGACTGAGTGGGGTATTTATAGATATGACACTGCTTTACTTACTCAGTGACCCAACAACTCTAGCTTGGCCTTTGACACGTAGTAAAATTATTGCTAGCGAAATTGCAATTTTCAATAATTTCTTGTGGAATGACGCTTGGACGTTTGCTGATGTCACCACGAAGCAACAGGGATGGCGTCAACGTCTGAAACGTTTTTTAAAATTCAACATAGTTTGCCTTGCTGGGCTTGTGTTGAATGTGCTGGTGTTGAATCTAGTATTTAATTTCCTGATTCCTAACCGCTACGTAGCTAACCTAATTGCGATCGCAGTTGCTACCATTTGGAATTTCTGGGTTAACTTGAAACTAAGCTGGCGGGTAACTGACGTCAAGTAG
- a CDS encoding DHH family phosphoesterase, with amino-acid sequence MQWILTATEQPPEWFIQAVKQHTPISSGMYAAQLLWQRGIKDNQQLAAFINHKAYQPASPFEFGQEMHLAVERLQQARKNHEKIAIWGDFDADGITATAVLWDGLGEFFIQNIELIYYIPNRLTESHGLNNQGIENLEKQGCKLIVTCDTGSTNINEIAYAKQLGIDVIVTDHHTLPAERPPVAAIINPRYLPSEHQLFNLSGVAVAYKLVEALYQTLPNVPQHPLEDLLDLVAVGLIADLVQLSGDCRYLAQLGIQQLQADFQQPPTARRRPGVGRLLELCQKSGDRPTDISFGLGPRINAVSRIQGDASFCVELLTSRDAKRCNELAEVTELANARRKSLQKDVQAQVAQKLTQLDLSTTSVIVLEDAQWPAGVLGLVAGQVAQETGRPTILLSTEGLETGEDSSKSSIPNTSAALSTSPQSLARGSARSVNSVDLYQLVKEQAHLLHRFGGHPFAAGLSLPVENIPLFTAAINQQLRQTLGSTNLMPTVQADLAVTVADLGKELFLELKLLEPCGMGNPVPKLLIQNCWFENSWHRNQQDWQGKKVQYIKTEFDIRDDSSRIAFPGIWWGHYKDELPIGRCDCIAELDYNTFKKRYEIRLIAVRPAANSCTDAINRVSQHSPLIVDWRNEEYSERAKRPATANSIHNGLNAPLPLTALILEECPANWEDLRAWLKRCLATSLSASTLDNPQLAIAWSKPKLQPPKQIWVTLVGIAKYLSRTNQLVTRVELLEKLGISDQSLLLGIKALKYLGFTVKRQDRDLQISWDANNNLENYADAAISKFLAAIQEEQFQRQYFAEVPLSTIVSMINSQ; translated from the coding sequence ATGCAGTGGATTTTGACAGCAACTGAACAACCCCCGGAATGGTTCATCCAAGCAGTGAAACAGCATACACCTATATCAAGTGGAATGTATGCAGCACAATTATTGTGGCAACGGGGAATCAAAGACAATCAACAGTTAGCAGCTTTTATTAACCATAAGGCTTATCAACCAGCCAGCCCCTTTGAATTTGGGCAAGAAATGCATCTGGCAGTAGAAAGGTTGCAACAGGCACGCAAGAATCATGAAAAAATTGCTATCTGGGGAGACTTCGATGCTGATGGTATCACTGCTACCGCTGTACTATGGGATGGTTTGGGAGAGTTTTTTATTCAAAATATAGAATTAATTTATTACATTCCCAATCGACTCACAGAATCTCACGGACTCAACAATCAAGGAATCGAGAACTTAGAAAAACAAGGTTGCAAATTAATTGTTACTTGTGACACAGGCAGCACAAATATTAATGAAATTGCCTATGCCAAACAGCTAGGTATAGATGTGATAGTTACAGACCATCACACTTTACCCGCAGAACGTCCCCCAGTCGCAGCGATTATCAATCCTCGTTACTTGCCAAGCGAACATCAACTGTTTAATCTTTCTGGGGTAGCGGTGGCTTATAAGTTAGTAGAAGCCTTATATCAAACTTTGCCGAATGTACCTCAACATCCATTAGAAGATTTATTAGATTTAGTAGCGGTAGGATTAATTGCCGACTTAGTGCAGCTTAGTGGAGATTGCCGTTATTTAGCACAATTAGGAATTCAACAACTACAAGCAGATTTTCAACAGCCACCAACAGCGCGACGCCGCCCAGGGGTAGGAAGATTATTAGAATTGTGCCAGAAAAGTGGCGATCGCCCCACAGATATTTCCTTCGGCTTAGGGCCGCGCATCAATGCCGTTAGCCGCATCCAAGGTGATGCCAGCTTCTGCGTCGAACTATTAACTAGTCGGGATGCTAAACGTTGTAACGAACTAGCTGAAGTTACAGAACTCGCCAACGCCCGTCGCAAGTCTTTACAGAAAGATGTACAAGCGCAAGTAGCTCAAAAACTTACTCAACTAGACTTATCAACCACCAGCGTCATTGTTTTAGAAGACGCACAATGGCCCGCAGGCGTGTTGGGCTTAGTCGCTGGACAAGTAGCACAAGAAACAGGACGCCCGACGATTTTATTAAGTACAGAGGGATTAGAGACTGGGGAAGACTCTTCCAAATCCTCAATCCCTAATACTTCGGCTGCGCTCAGTACAAGTCCCCAATCCCTAGCACGTGGTTCCGCCCGTTCGGTGAATTCCGTTGATTTATATCAGTTAGTAAAAGAGCAAGCACATTTGTTGCATCGCTTTGGCGGACATCCTTTCGCCGCAGGTTTGAGTTTACCAGTTGAGAACATTCCTTTATTTACAGCAGCGATTAACCAGCAGTTGCGGCAAACTTTAGGCAGTACTAATTTGATGCCAACAGTACAAGCAGATTTAGCAGTTACGGTTGCAGACTTGGGCAAAGAGTTATTTTTAGAACTCAAACTGCTAGAACCTTGCGGAATGGGTAACCCTGTTCCAAAATTGCTAATTCAAAACTGTTGGTTTGAAAATAGTTGGCATCGCAACCAACAAGATTGGCAAGGTAAAAAGGTACAGTACATCAAAACAGAGTTTGATATTCGGGATGATTCCAGTAGAATTGCCTTTCCTGGTATCTGGTGGGGACACTACAAAGATGAATTGCCCATAGGAAGATGTGATTGCATAGCCGAACTGGACTACAACACATTCAAAAAACGCTATGAAATTAGATTAATTGCCGTGCGTCCTGCTGCTAACTCTTGTACAGACGCGATTAATCGCGTCTCTCAGCACTCACCACTGATAGTAGACTGGCGCAACGAGGAATACTCAGAACGGGCTAAACGCCCCGCTACCGCTAACAGTATTCACAATGGCCTAAACGCCCCGCTACCGCTAACAGCACTGATTCTTGAAGAGTGTCCCGCAAATTGGGAAGATTTACGTGCGTGGCTGAAGCGATGTCTAGCTACAAGCCTCTCTGCGTCTACGCTTGACAATCCACAACTAGCGATCGCATGGTCTAAACCCAAACTCCAACCACCCAAACAAATTTGGGTAACTCTTGTCGGAATCGCTAAATATCTCAGTCGCACAAATCAACTAGTTACCCGTGTAGAACTTTTAGAAAAACTTGGGATAAGCGATCAAAGCTTACTTTTGGGAATCAAAGCTTTAAAATACTTAGGATTTACAGTCAAACGACAAGACCGTGATTTGCAAATTAGTTGGGACGCAAATAATAACTTAGAAAACTATGCTGATGCAGCTATTTCTAAATTTTTAGCTGCCATACAAGAAGAACAATTTCAGCGACAATATTTTGCCGAAGTTCCTCTATCTACTATTGTGTCAATGATTAATAGTCAGTAA